The following coding sequences are from one Verrucomicrobiota bacterium window:
- a CDS encoding DEAD/DEAH box helicase, translating into MPFRSLGLDAAILKAVQETGYTEPTPIQSAAIPFVLQRRDLIGIAQTGTGKTAAFTLPILSLLAASPSKGIRALIIAPTRELVVQIEENVRAYAKHMPLTVATIFGGVSERPQIKALEQGADLVVATPGRLLDLIRGREKAFAHIEFLVLDEADRMLDMGFVPAIRQIVRLLPRKRQTLFFSATLSREIEKLTGEFLQEPETVEIGRRSNPADTVTQSIYEIPQHLKPGLLLHLLQNGALNVVLVFTRTKHGADRIARRLEQAGITTGTIHSNRSQNQRLRALNEFKEGKIRVLVATDIAARGIDVDGITHVVNYDFPPHHEDYVHRIGRTGRAKAVGEAISFVSKEDDDALRALERFTRRGIPRVKAEGFDDKAPAPPRERGAGGDRRPPRKPGEVRAPRSSSSSSYRSGGQPRQRRADTGGGSGGTQSGQKSTGEKKGVIGRIFGLGRRRD; encoded by the coding sequence ATGCCTTTTCGCTCGCTCGGCCTTGATGCCGCTATTCTCAAAGCCGTCCAAGAGACCGGCTACACGGAACCGACCCCGATCCAGTCCGCCGCGATTCCCTTCGTGCTTCAGCGCAGGGATCTGATCGGTATAGCCCAGACTGGCACCGGCAAGACGGCCGCCTTCACGCTGCCGATCCTCTCGCTGCTGGCCGCCTCGCCATCCAAGGGTATCCGTGCCCTGATCATCGCCCCTACCCGTGAACTGGTCGTCCAGATCGAGGAGAATGTCCGGGCCTACGCCAAGCACATGCCGCTCACCGTGGCCACGATCTTCGGAGGAGTCAGCGAGCGTCCCCAGATCAAGGCACTCGAGCAGGGGGCCGACCTCGTGGTCGCCACTCCGGGACGTCTGCTTGACCTGATCCGCGGCAGGGAGAAGGCCTTCGCCCACATCGAGTTCCTGGTGCTCGACGAGGCCGATCGGATGCTCGACATGGGCTTTGTTCCCGCGATCCGCCAGATCGTGAGGCTTCTTCCCCGCAAGCGTCAGACGCTCTTCTTCTCCGCTACGCTCTCTCGTGAGATCGAGAAGCTGACCGGCGAGTTTCTTCAGGAGCCTGAGACAGTCGAGATCGGCCGCCGTTCCAATCCTGCCGACACCGTCACCCAGTCGATCTACGAGATTCCCCAGCATCTCAAGCCGGGTCTTCTGCTTCATCTGCTGCAGAATGGGGCGCTCAACGTGGTGCTTGTCTTCACGCGGACCAAGCATGGGGCCGATCGTATCGCCCGTCGCCTCGAGCAGGCGGGTATCACTACCGGCACGATTCATTCCAACCGTTCCCAGAACCAACGTCTGCGAGCCCTCAATGAATTCAAAGAGGGCAAAATCCGCGTTCTCGTAGCGACCGACATCGCTGCTCGAGGTATCGACGTCGATGGGATCACTCATGTGGTGAACTACGACTTCCCTCCCCACCACGAGGATTATGTCCATCGCATCGGCCGCACAGGTCGGGCAAAAGCCGTGGGCGAGGCGATCAGTTTCGTCTCCAAGGAGGACGATGATGCCCTGCGTGCCTTGGAGCGCTTTACCCGCCGTGGGATCCCACGTGTGAAAGCCGAGGGATTCGATGACAAGGCGCCGGCTCCTCCCCGCGAGAGGGGTGCTGGCGGCGATCGTCGTCCGCCGCGCAAGCCGGGCGAAGTGAGGGCTCCCCGCTCCTCATCCTCCTCTTCTTATCGCAGCGGAGGCCAGCCACGCCAGCGTCGTGCTGATACAGGTGGCGGTTCTGGCGGCACTCAGTCCGGTCAGAAATCCACCGGTGAGAAGAAAGGCGTGATAGGACGGATCTTTGGCCTTGGCCGACGCCGGGACTAG
- a CDS encoding prepilin-type N-terminal cleavage/methylation domain-containing protein: protein MRSDYHIKNGYFGKPLNHEGFTLTEVLVSSAILAVLILLLLGMGDGASKVWRDGEGRREALRELRASLQIITEDLHSAVITTNSDSLDIRKPEQEQSSGLFFLVSHPADRRHSEIKGDLCAVGYFLAADPKENGCTNLYRFHASGEPVSKAVEEDSLQELYGKASPENAATTELLARNIVFFQIRSIPEQSTPPELLEVTLSAINTRTARLIASDPKAVERNGRLLREGLQRSTAIIHLPPCREVLSQP, encoded by the coding sequence ATGCGATCCGATTATCACATCAAAAACGGCTATTTCGGAAAACCCCTCAACCATGAGGGGTTCACGCTCACGGAGGTTCTTGTCTCCTCGGCGATCCTAGCCGTTCTGATTCTGCTCCTTCTAGGTATGGGAGATGGAGCCTCCAAGGTCTGGCGCGATGGGGAAGGAAGACGCGAGGCTCTTCGTGAACTTCGGGCCTCACTTCAGATCATCACCGAGGATCTCCACTCCGCAGTCATCACCACCAATTCCGACTCGCTCGACATCAGAAAGCCCGAACAGGAACAATCCTCAGGTCTCTTTTTTCTCGTTTCGCATCCAGCGGATCGAAGGCACTCCGAGATCAAGGGAGATCTCTGTGCAGTAGGTTACTTTCTTGCCGCGGATCCCAAGGAAAACGGATGTACGAATCTCTACCGGTTCCATGCCTCCGGGGAACCCGTATCCAAGGCGGTGGAAGAGGATTCCCTGCAAGAACTCTATGGAAAAGCCTCCCCGGAGAACGCCGCTACCACGGAACTGCTGGCGAGAAATATCGTTTTCTTTCAGATCCGTTCCATTCCTGAACAAAGCACTCCTCCGGAGCTTTTGGAGGTGACTCTCTCCGCCATCAATACAAGGACCGCTCGCCTCATCGCCTCGGACCCCAAGGCAGTAGAGAGAAACGGCCGCCTTCTGAGAGAGGGGCTGCAACGATCAACGGCTATCATTCACCTTCCGCCATGTCGCGAGGTCTTGTCCCAGCCATGA
- a CDS encoding prepilin-type N-terminal cleavage/methylation domain-containing protein, with translation MSDLLPNNSTRTGVTLTELLVVMAVIAALVSLAVPTWGAITRSQANNAAVSLVMGSLEQARLAAVSGKKETWVLFRNNDELKQASLRIVTREGIGGTGSVPFTSAGSWTMLPRGIMFQVGEDTLMDQKPLAEVIAAAMGAAIAAPVPPTISVGGVMFQRSGRIGIPQQGGPALLLRLRSPKGPLPSPIELSRGSGRASYNSTSPKQ, from the coding sequence GTGTCTGACCTTCTTCCTAACAACTCTACTCGTACGGGAGTCACACTGACTGAGTTGCTTGTCGTCATGGCGGTGATCGCTGCCCTCGTGTCGCTTGCGGTTCCGACATGGGGAGCGATCACCCGCTCCCAAGCGAACAACGCCGCAGTGAGTCTTGTCATGGGGAGCCTGGAGCAGGCGCGTCTGGCGGCAGTCTCGGGTAAAAAGGAGACCTGGGTGCTGTTCAGGAATAATGATGAGCTAAAACAAGCATCCCTTCGCATCGTCACTCGCGAGGGAATAGGAGGTACGGGGTCCGTGCCATTCACATCAGCAGGTAGCTGGACCATGCTTCCCCGGGGAATCATGTTCCAGGTCGGGGAAGATACCCTGATGGATCAGAAGCCACTAGCCGAGGTGATCGCTGCGGCGATGGGTGCCGCAATAGCTGCCCCGGTTCCTCCTACCATCTCGGTAGGGGGAGTGATGTTCCAACGCTCGGGAAGAATCGGCATTCCTCAACAGGGAGGCCCGGCACTCTTACTGCGCCTACGATCCCCCAAAGGTCCCTTGCCTTCTCCCATCGAGCTCTCCCGTGGCAGCGGGCGAGCCAGTTACAATTCCACGAGTCCCAAGCAATGA
- the crcB gene encoding fluoride efflux transporter CrcB has product MSFITLLLRHPYLLVGVGGALGSVARAGMTDLVTRWMGNQFPFGTVVVNVMGALLMGLLAGYGETEPGRLIFSPGARTFLMIGVLGGYTTFSSFSLQTFLLMEQGNWIGAFLNVFLSVLLCVSGIWLGFSVIRACQ; this is encoded by the coding sequence ATGTCGTTCATCACCCTACTGCTCAGGCATCCTTATCTGCTCGTCGGAGTTGGCGGAGCCTTGGGATCGGTCGCCCGAGCGGGAATGACGGATCTCGTCACCCGCTGGATGGGCAACCAGTTTCCCTTCGGCACAGTGGTGGTGAATGTGATGGGCGCTCTCCTGATGGGCCTGCTAGCCGGCTATGGCGAAACAGAACCGGGAAGATTGATCTTCTCGCCTGGGGCCCGCACCTTTCTCATGATCGGCGTTCTAGGTGGCTACACAACCTTCTCCTCCTTCAGCCTCCAGACTTTCTTACTCATGGAGCAGGGTAACTGGATTGGGGCATTCCTGAATGTCTTTCTCTCCGTGTTGCTCTGCGTGAGCGGCATCTGGCTGGGCTTCTCGGTCATCAGGGCCTGCCAATAA
- a CDS encoding menaquinone biosynthesis decarboxylase yields MAYTSYAAFLKALEEAGELRRISEPVATELQITEIADREMKSPGGGKALLFERPTINGKVSAFPVAINALGSKRRMAMALGLDSVDELAGQLEFLMKAKPPKSFKDALKLLRNGIDLIHARPRSVKSAPCQEIVNRMGEGNNGEPFSLDQLPILKCWPQDGGRFITLPTVYTKDPDTGERNVGMYRIQIYDGKTTGMHWQVHKVGARHGKRYYERGEKMPVAICLGGDPAFTLAATAPLPDGIDEILFAGFARKKSVDLVKCVTQPLEVPAESDFVIEGYVQPGEMRPEGPFGDHTGFYTPVDDYPVFHVTAITHRKEAVYPCTIVGIPPMEDFYMGEASVRIFLPIFKMNFPEIVDMALPAEGTFHNLVFVSIKKQYPWQAFKVMHGLWGMGQMMFAKYIVVVDQDCDVQNTSEVLFRWMANTDPQRDSILTKNPLDSLDHAPTVPNMGGHMGFDATKKIPGEGYMRGWPDLVKMDEATKAWADGFRG; encoded by the coding sequence ATGGCTTATACATCCTATGCTGCCTTCCTGAAGGCTCTCGAAGAAGCCGGTGAGCTCCGGCGCATCTCTGAGCCCGTGGCCACCGAACTCCAGATCACGGAGATCGCCGACCGTGAGATGAAGTCGCCGGGAGGAGGGAAAGCGCTGCTCTTCGAGAGACCGACGATCAACGGCAAGGTCTCCGCCTTCCCTGTAGCGATCAATGCCTTGGGCTCCAAGCGCCGCATGGCGATGGCTCTCGGACTCGACTCCGTCGATGAGCTTGCCGGACAACTTGAGTTCCTGATGAAGGCGAAGCCGCCGAAGAGCTTCAAGGACGCCCTCAAGCTCCTGCGCAACGGCATCGATCTCATTCATGCCCGCCCTCGCTCCGTAAAGAGCGCTCCCTGTCAGGAAATCGTGAATCGGATGGGGGAGGGGAATAATGGAGAGCCTTTTTCCTTGGATCAACTGCCGATCCTGAAGTGCTGGCCACAGGATGGCGGACGGTTCATCACACTGCCAACCGTCTACACCAAGGACCCCGACACGGGTGAGCGGAATGTCGGCATGTACCGGATCCAGATCTACGACGGCAAGACTACAGGGATGCACTGGCAGGTTCATAAGGTCGGAGCCCGCCACGGGAAGCGCTACTACGAGCGCGGCGAGAAGATGCCCGTCGCCATCTGCCTCGGCGGCGACCCCGCCTTCACGCTGGCCGCCACAGCGCCTCTCCCAGATGGCATTGATGAGATCCTCTTCGCCGGATTCGCCCGCAAAAAATCTGTCGACCTTGTGAAATGCGTGACCCAGCCGCTCGAGGTCCCCGCGGAAAGCGACTTCGTGATCGAGGGATATGTGCAGCCCGGCGAGATGCGGCCCGAGGGACCGTTCGGCGATCACACCGGATTCTACACACCCGTGGACGACTATCCCGTCTTCCATGTCACGGCCATCACCCACAGGAAGGAGGCTGTCTACCCCTGCACGATCGTCGGGATTCCGCCGATGGAGGACTTCTACATGGGAGAGGCGAGCGTCCGGATCTTCCTACCGATTTTCAAAATGAACTTCCCCGAGATCGTCGACATGGCACTTCCAGCCGAGGGGACATTCCACAACCTCGTCTTCGTCTCGATCAAGAAGCAGTACCCGTGGCAGGCCTTCAAGGTGATGCATGGACTCTGGGGCATGGGCCAGATGATGTTTGCCAAGTATATCGTCGTCGTGGATCAGGACTGCGATGTGCAAAACACTTCGGAAGTTCTTTTCCGCTGGATGGCCAACACCGATCCCCAGCGCGACAGCATCCTGACCAAGAACCCACTGGACAGCCTCGACCATGCCCCGACCGTTCCCAACATGGGCGGACACATGGGCTTCGACGCCACGAAGAAGATCCCCGGCGAAGGGTACATGCGCGGCTGGCCCGACTTGGTGAAAATGGATGAGGCGACGAAGGCATGGGCGGATGGGTTTCGGGGATAG
- a CDS encoding rhomboid family intramembrane serine protease produces the protein MRSELNDRLRRISEYCAVPGLIRYVVLFNALVFILHLLAPGYLSVLELNPALVLRGEIWRLVTWIFIPETLSPFWIFFSLLFLLYLGDGLETAMGAARLTSFYLCGILLCTMVSFGFGLSGEGTSIGRANTFLNLSLLLAYATVYPDFKVLVFFILPVRIAWLALFSAFIMILSALGQPLIVAATLGAAFLNYLLFFNTELRSHLGILKRGVAGFSGAPTRLKPQGQKQSKKNQPVETLHRCEACGNTESSHPDIDFRVTADGREFCREHLPAKT, from the coding sequence ATGCGTTCCGAACTCAATGACCGACTGCGTAGAATCTCGGAATACTGCGCCGTGCCGGGGTTGATCCGCTACGTGGTTCTCTTCAACGCCTTGGTTTTCATTCTCCATCTTCTGGCCCCGGGATATCTTTCGGTTCTGGAGCTCAATCCCGCCCTTGTTCTTCGAGGAGAGATTTGGAGACTTGTTACCTGGATCTTTATTCCGGAGACACTGAGTCCGTTCTGGATTTTTTTCTCACTCCTTTTCCTGCTTTACCTAGGCGATGGACTAGAGACCGCCATGGGAGCGGCGAGACTGACCTCTTTTTATTTGTGCGGCATCCTGCTCTGCACGATGGTCTCCTTCGGATTCGGATTGTCAGGTGAAGGGACCTCCATCGGACGGGCCAATACCTTTCTTAATCTCTCACTGCTACTTGCCTATGCAACGGTCTACCCCGACTTCAAGGTCCTGGTTTTCTTCATTCTTCCGGTCAGGATCGCCTGGTTGGCTCTCTTCAGTGCCTTCATCATGATCCTCTCCGCATTGGGTCAACCACTGATAGTAGCCGCGACTCTGGGAGCGGCTTTTCTCAACTACCTTCTGTTTTTCAATACTGAGTTGAGATCCCATCTGGGCATTCTGAAAAGGGGTGTTGCAGGATTCTCCGGTGCTCCCACCCGACTCAAGCCTCAAGGCCAAAAACAAAGCAAAAAAAACCAACCAGTCGAGACGCTCCATCGCTGCGAGGCATGCGGTAACACCGAGTCCAGCCATCCGGACATTGATTTCCGCGTCACAGCGGACGGCAGGGAATTCTGCAGGGAACACCTTCCGGCTAAGACTTGA
- a CDS encoding transcriptional repressor, producing MERRTTRQKEAIKAVLTEQEHPLLPDEIMTLALKSAPTLGIATVYRTLKTLQEEGQVCCVEIPGQAPRYERADKGHHHHFHCRECHAVFDLEKCVEGLKKLVPAGFRVTDHEITLHGVCKSCT from the coding sequence ATCGAACGACGCACAACCCGCCAGAAGGAGGCCATCAAGGCCGTCTTGACCGAGCAGGAACATCCACTCCTGCCAGACGAGATCATGACCCTTGCCCTGAAGAGCGCCCCCACTCTCGGGATCGCCACTGTCTACCGCACGCTCAAGACCCTTCAAGAAGAGGGCCAGGTCTGCTGTGTGGAGATCCCTGGACAGGCGCCACGCTATGAACGTGCCGACAAAGGACACCATCATCACTTTCACTGCCGAGAATGCCATGCGGTCTTCGACCTCGAGAAATGCGTGGAAGGTCTTAAAAAACTAGTCCCTGCGGGGTTCCGGGTCACAGATCACGAGATCACTCTCCACGGAGTTTGCAAATCGTGCACCTGA
- a CDS encoding class I SAM-dependent methyltransferase: protein METQEVISGSKRDAVAVRDFFNGWTLYRRIVDNDYLYHRSVGEVFSRWLDRMDGTFSFLDLGCGDAEFSSGILSGRPLRSYTGIDLSPVALELALQNTASLGVPCNLIVGDFLLSLSALPEEYDLIYIGLSLHHLSRQEKEFFFGELRRKVSPGGSLLIFDPVLTPGEARASYLGRWSDHAQWSWKALTVEEVAGAVQHVTTSDFPEELSTLNRMAVAAGFHSAEVLFMDRTDFYALMAFQAA from the coding sequence ATGGAAACTCAAGAGGTGATCAGTGGGAGCAAACGCGATGCCGTGGCCGTCCGCGATTTCTTCAATGGCTGGACGCTCTACCGCAGGATCGTCGATAACGATTATCTCTATCACCGTTCCGTGGGAGAGGTTTTCTCAAGGTGGCTTGACCGTATGGACGGCACCTTCAGTTTTCTTGATCTGGGATGTGGCGATGCGGAGTTCAGTTCCGGGATCCTGAGTGGAAGGCCGCTTCGTTCTTACACGGGGATCGACCTCTCCCCAGTGGCTCTTGAACTTGCGCTTCAGAACACTGCTTCACTCGGCGTCCCCTGCAACCTGATTGTCGGTGACTTTCTCCTGAGCCTGAGCGCATTACCTGAAGAATACGATCTGATCTACATCGGCCTCTCGCTCCATCATCTTTCCCGTCAGGAGAAGGAATTCTTTTTTGGCGAGCTCCGTCGCAAAGTCTCTCCGGGAGGATCATTGCTGATCTTCGATCCCGTGCTGACTCCCGGTGAGGCGCGTGCTTCCTATCTGGGCCGCTGGTCCGATCACGCCCAGTGGTCGTGGAAGGCATTGACCGTGGAGGAGGTCGCGGGAGCCGTGCAGCATGTCACAACTTCCGATTTCCCCGAGGAGCTCTCCACGCTGAACAGGATGGCTGTGGCTGCCGGATTTCACTCTGCCGAAGTCCTCTTCATGGACCGAACTGATTTCTACGCCTTGATGGCGTTTCAGGCCGCATGA
- a CDS encoding type II secretion system GspH family protein has product MRKKISCSSAHAFTLVEILVAVGVFSITAFALIALFSVTHKTERDAKEETQATLIASDIMEGLSFGNNPSLLHLATAMSNGVPVWENIAAKSPTSCCIAYDSSCEPIRAIPASEATNPVLEQGITALAWLTLSPKRSTPGIVIAEVLVALPPSAPASGRTLHRFTKLLAIP; this is encoded by the coding sequence ATGAGAAAGAAGATCAGCTGCTCATCAGCTCATGCCTTCACCCTTGTGGAGATTCTGGTTGCCGTCGGTGTTTTTTCCATCACGGCATTTGCCCTGATCGCCCTGTTCTCCGTAACCCACAAAACCGAAAGGGACGCCAAGGAAGAGACCCAGGCAACCCTGATTGCCTCCGATATCATGGAGGGCCTTTCATTCGGAAATAATCCGTCTCTTCTCCATCTAGCCACAGCGATGAGCAACGGCGTTCCGGTCTGGGAAAACATCGCCGCCAAATCCCCGACAAGTTGCTGTATCGCCTACGACTCCTCATGCGAACCGATTCGTGCAATCCCCGCTTCCGAAGCCACCAACCCCGTCCTCGAGCAGGGCATCACCGCCCTCGCGTGGCTAACCCTGAGCCCGAAACGCTCCACTCCCGGCATCGTGATTGCCGAGGTCCTAGTGGCCTTGCCTCCTTCAGCTCCGGCATCGGGGCGAACCCTCCATCGTTTCACAAAGCTTCTCGCGATACCGTGA
- a CDS encoding carbohydrate porin, producing the protein MRIVRIFFTLLIGLAAPLLQAEQPPILDPAFNPLLREKIAGDLFGYRPKVEENGISLFAQSVTDMLWNTVGGDSIGSACNGLLQFGAEIDLAKAVGLPGGRFKNSWFWLYGRNPSNYVGDVNGVSGISGLPSFRCYELWYEQNVLEDALSLRGGLLGLDAEFCYPETALLFMNGTFGMPALMSQNLVNSGPQYPMATPGIRLAVRPVSWLTLRSSFSQANPFPQSENLHNFNWNFGPSGGLLSMNEAEARWESLLKERKLPGSAKAGFFIQSGQSPAVPDEWSFGPPDSLQYCTGFYGIIDQMLYRAPGQDEAPSKNPVAGKSVVDGKGTDGKSSDGKSTAGEAPVRGLKSWLRVGFCPQSYNPLSIYTDGGLVYTGLIPGRKEDKTGIAFCYGQVSSGYMNLGNAQGIPAPSFEAVIEFTHSIRLAPAIALQPDIQYVMHPGGSRQNGNALVVGMRAVVDF; encoded by the coding sequence ATGAGGATAGTTCGGATCTTTTTCACACTCCTGATCGGTTTGGCTGCCCCGCTCCTTCAAGCGGAACAGCCGCCGATTCTGGATCCGGCGTTCAATCCCCTGCTGAGGGAGAAGATCGCCGGGGATCTCTTCGGTTACAGACCCAAAGTTGAGGAAAATGGGATCTCTCTCTTCGCGCAGTCGGTCACCGATATGCTCTGGAACACGGTCGGTGGTGATTCCATAGGGAGTGCCTGCAACGGATTACTTCAGTTCGGGGCGGAGATTGATCTCGCCAAGGCTGTGGGCCTGCCAGGCGGCCGCTTCAAGAACTCATGGTTCTGGCTCTACGGCCGCAATCCCTCCAACTACGTCGGGGATGTCAACGGAGTCAGTGGCATCTCGGGCCTCCCTTCCTTCCGCTGCTACGAACTCTGGTATGAGCAGAATGTGCTGGAGGATGCCCTCTCCCTGCGCGGAGGTCTTCTCGGGCTTGACGCAGAGTTCTGCTATCCTGAGACGGCACTCCTCTTCATGAACGGCACCTTTGGTATGCCGGCACTCATGTCCCAGAATCTCGTCAACAGCGGTCCCCAGTATCCCATGGCGACACCGGGCATCAGGCTTGCTGTGCGCCCGGTTTCATGGCTCACCCTGCGTAGTTCCTTCTCCCAAGCCAACCCCTTTCCGCAGAGCGAGAACCTTCACAACTTCAACTGGAACTTCGGCCCCTCCGGAGGGCTCCTCAGTATGAATGAAGCCGAGGCCCGATGGGAATCCCTGCTCAAGGAGAGGAAACTTCCTGGCTCCGCAAAGGCCGGCTTTTTCATCCAGTCGGGACAGAGTCCCGCGGTTCCCGACGAATGGTCCTTCGGCCCCCCCGATTCACTCCAGTACTGCACCGGATTCTACGGGATCATCGACCAGATGTTGTACCGTGCGCCGGGTCAGGATGAAGCTCCGTCGAAAAACCCCGTTGCCGGCAAATCGGTCGTGGATGGCAAGGGCACCGACGGCAAAAGCTCCGATGGTAAAAGCACCGCTGGGGAGGCTCCCGTGCGTGGTCTGAAATCCTGGTTAAGGGTTGGTTTCTGCCCCCAGTCCTACAACCCGCTCTCCATCTACACGGATGGAGGTCTGGTCTATACCGGGCTGATTCCTGGTCGCAAGGAAGACAAGACGGGCATTGCCTTCTGCTACGGACAGGTCAGCAGCGGCTACATGAATCTGGGAAATGCCCAGGGAATTCCGGCCCCCTCCTTCGAGGCGGTGATCGAGTTCACCCACTCGATCCGCCTGGCCCCAGCAATCGCTCTCCAACCCGACATCCAGTATGTCATGCATCCCGGCGGAAGCCGCCAGAACGGCAATGCCCTGGTGGTAGGGATGCGCGCCGTGGTGGATTTTTAA
- a CDS encoding metal ABC transporter substrate-binding protein produces MKIIHPLPLLLTALVLGTSLGQADITVASLSTITTDLAKNIGGNHVKVVAVIKSGIDPHEFEPTPSDVRKVADANLVLFTGKGIEGYLTKLEEAAGGGSSKFLNIGGDIPSLTMNEDGKKVEDPHWWHSVENMKIATRVIAAAFAKADPSNAASYQKNAQSYLSSLDELQRWIRVKLAGLSHDQRKLVTSHDALQYFAHDYGFTIYPLKGVSTNEEPSSRHVREIIEVIRGQRVKAVFFESIENPRAVQQISKETGARTGYTLYSDGLGESEANTYDSMMRHNVAAIVDGLK; encoded by the coding sequence ATGAAAATCATCCACCCCCTTCCCCTGCTCCTGACCGCGCTCGTCCTCGGAACCTCCTTGGGCCAGGCCGACATAACCGTGGCCTCGCTCTCCACGATCACGACGGATCTTGCGAAAAACATCGGGGGCAATCACGTGAAGGTGGTGGCTGTCATCAAGTCGGGAATCGATCCCCATGAATTCGAACCGACACCGAGTGATGTGAGAAAAGTAGCCGATGCGAATCTTGTCCTCTTCACTGGGAAGGGAATCGAGGGGTATCTGACAAAACTCGAAGAGGCTGCTGGCGGCGGTTCCTCAAAGTTCCTGAACATCGGCGGAGACATTCCCTCCCTGACCATGAACGAGGATGGAAAGAAAGTGGAGGATCCCCACTGGTGGCACAGTGTTGAAAATATGAAGATAGCCACCAGAGTGATAGCCGCCGCATTTGCTAAGGCTGATCCATCCAATGCAGCCAGTTACCAAAAGAATGCGCAGAGCTATCTTTCCTCCTTAGACGAACTGCAGCGTTGGATCCGGGTGAAACTGGCAGGACTCTCCCACGATCAGCGCAAACTCGTCACCTCGCACGATGCTCTCCAATATTTTGCCCATGACTACGGATTCACCATTTATCCCTTGAAAGGAGTCTCAACGAATGAAGAGCCATCCTCCCGACATGTGAGGGAGATCATCGAAGTGATCAGAGGACAGCGTGTGAAGGCTGTCTTCTTCGAGAGCATCGAGAACCCCCGTGCCGTTCAACAGATCTCCAAGGAAACAGGGGCCAGGACGGGATACACACTCTATTCAGACGGACTGGGTGAGTCGGAGGCAAACACCTATGACTCCATGATGAGGCATAATGTCGCGGCCATCGTCGACGGCTTGAAATAA
- a CDS encoding OB-fold putative lipoprotein codes for MFPTSRPLLVLTSLLFAVVPLVAQDFPTTKIAEMDAASYLQPLPDNHVVPLNVIAGDFAKNQSAAIGKYNGQRITVIGRISALSQGSSENKVLVVTMQDPSANLPAVKAEFLFGSIPVNSEIQISSDGSMATILHRDRSGIILSQDPYLSVDQRVAIKGNFKGVKVGDIVLTACKLEPKGKYKQ; via the coding sequence ATGTTCCCCACTTCACGACCCCTCCTTGTCCTTACTTCCTTGCTCTTTGCGGTTGTCCCTCTAGTCGCACAGGACTTCCCGACCACGAAAATTGCGGAGATGGATGCGGCTTCCTACCTGCAACCCCTTCCTGACAATCATGTGGTGCCGCTGAACGTCATCGCTGGGGATTTTGCAAAAAATCAGTCTGCGGCCATCGGAAAATATAATGGTCAGCGCATCACGGTGATCGGCCGGATCTCCGCTCTCAGCCAGGGAAGCAGCGAGAACAAGGTGCTCGTTGTCACCATGCAGGATCCCTCTGCGAATTTGCCCGCAGTGAAGGCCGAATTCCTTTTCGGATCAATCCCTGTAAACTCTGAGATACAGATATCGTCGGATGGTTCGATGGCGACTATTTTGCATCGCGATCGCAGCGGAATCATTCTCTCGCAGGACCCCTATCTTTCTGTCGATCAGCGCGTCGCTATCAAGGGGAATTTCAAGGGAGTTAAGGTAGGTGATATTGTCCTGACGGCCTGCAAGCTGGAACCCAAAGGGAAGTACAAGCAATGA